In a single window of the Pseudogemmatithrix spongiicola genome:
- the rfbC gene encoding dTDP-4-dehydrorhamnose 3,5-epimerase, with translation MKVTALAIPDVKLIEPKVWGDARGFFFESYREDRYGEAGIAGPFVQDNQSYSQRGVLRGLHFQWPNNVQGKLVSVVQGAVWDVAVDIRRDSPTFGQWVGAELSAENHHQLWVPPGFAHGFVVLSETALFTYKCTALYSPADEVSIRWNDPTLAIQWPPAIAEPSLSAKDAAAPLLADLPSEKLPRLRR, from the coding sequence GTGAAGGTCACGGCGCTGGCGATTCCCGACGTGAAGTTGATCGAGCCCAAGGTCTGGGGCGACGCGCGGGGGTTCTTCTTCGAGAGCTATCGCGAAGACCGCTACGGCGAGGCCGGCATCGCGGGGCCCTTCGTACAGGACAATCAGTCGTACTCGCAGCGCGGCGTGCTGCGCGGCCTGCACTTCCAATGGCCGAACAACGTGCAGGGTAAGTTGGTCAGCGTCGTGCAGGGCGCCGTGTGGGACGTGGCCGTGGACATTCGCCGCGATTCTCCGACGTTCGGCCAATGGGTAGGCGCAGAACTCAGCGCCGAGAACCATCACCAGTTGTGGGTGCCGCCGGGCTTCGCGCACGGCTTCGTGGTGCTCAGCGAGACGGCGCTGTTCACGTACAAGTGCACGGCGCTGTACTCACCTGCCGACGAGGTGAGCATTCGCTGGAACGACCCCACGCTGGCAATCCAGTGGCCGCCTGCCATCGCCGAGCCTTCGCTGTCTGCCAAGGACGCGGCCGCGCCGCTGCTCGCCGACTTGCCCTCAGAGAAGCTGCCGCGCCTGCGGCGCTGA
- a CDS encoding type I phosphomannose isomerase catalytic subunit, giving the protein MTADIGPFTLAPLLVPKPWGGRAIEPMLGLPSSDRQIGEAWLCADLGATSPWGAGGQAMVSQVESGWGEGRSLNDLVRAAGPALLGREVDRFPLLIKLLDAERNLSVQVHPSASYAAAHPGAHLKTEAWYTLAARPGAKFLVGTRGISTAAALREAAEREEIGAMMDAVEVAADDAVMIPSGTVHALGAGAVVFEVQTASDATFRLYDWTRETGQASRELQLAQAAAAADLSLTPEWSRGSARAGGGLVFSAEPFVLHALVGRRISLGELGGEGASLLFVRESGAVLETRRGRYALPAGRATIVPASLVAGASIHREGDGTLLTVQVR; this is encoded by the coding sequence ATGACCGCTGACATCGGACCGTTCACGCTCGCGCCGTTGCTCGTCCCCAAGCCCTGGGGCGGCCGCGCCATCGAGCCCATGCTCGGCCTGCCGAGCAGCGATCGTCAGATTGGCGAGGCCTGGCTCTGTGCCGACCTCGGGGCGACGTCGCCGTGGGGGGCAGGCGGGCAGGCGATGGTGAGCCAGGTCGAGAGCGGCTGGGGGGAAGGTCGAAGCTTGAACGACCTAGTCCGCGCGGCGGGGCCGGCCCTGCTCGGGCGCGAGGTCGATCGCTTTCCCTTGCTCATCAAGCTGCTCGACGCCGAGCGCAACCTGTCGGTGCAGGTGCATCCCTCGGCGTCGTATGCTGCGGCGCATCCCGGGGCGCATCTGAAGACCGAGGCCTGGTACACGCTGGCGGCTCGGCCCGGTGCGAAGTTCCTCGTCGGCACGCGGGGAATCTCGACGGCTGCGGCGCTGCGCGAGGCGGCGGAGCGTGAGGAGATCGGCGCGATGATGGATGCGGTCGAAGTCGCCGCCGACGACGCGGTGATGATTCCGTCGGGTACCGTGCACGCGCTGGGGGCAGGCGCGGTGGTATTCGAGGTGCAGACGGCCAGCGACGCAACGTTCCGGCTGTACGACTGGACGCGGGAAACGGGTCAGGCCTCGCGCGAGCTGCAGTTGGCCCAGGCGGCGGCGGCCGCGGACCTCTCGCTGACGCCGGAGTGGAGCCGCGGGTCGGCGAGGGCGGGCGGTGGTTTGGTGTTCTCCGCAGAGCCGTTCGTGCTGCACGCCCTCGTGGGCCGGCGGATTTCGCTTGGGGAATTGGGCGGCGAGGGTGCGAGTCTGTTATTTGTCCGAGAGTCCGGCGCGGTGTTGGAGACGCGCCGTGGTCGGTATGCGCTGCCGGCGGGACGCGCGACGATTGTCCCTGCATCGCTGGTGGCCGGCGCGTCGATTCATCGTGAGGGCGACGGCACCTTGCTCACTGTTCAAGTCCGGTAA
- a CDS encoding D-sedoheptulose-7-phosphate isomerase has protein sequence MSQHPVMSAVQHLRDLSETAARAADALAGQIAEATEMTRECLRGGGTLFFAGNGGSAADAQHIATEYTIRYLRTRRALRAVALTTDTSALTAAGNDFSFDEIFSRQVEALGRAGDLLFVHTTSGNSPNCLRAIEAAKALGMKTVALTAKDGGKVKGMADLTIIVPTTRTDRAQELHLAIQHAICDAVDADVAHA, from the coding sequence GTGAGCCAGCATCCCGTGATGAGCGCGGTGCAGCATCTGCGCGACTTGAGTGAGACGGCCGCACGCGCGGCCGATGCGCTGGCTGGGCAGATCGCCGAGGCGACGGAGATGACGCGCGAATGCCTGCGCGGCGGCGGCACGCTGTTCTTTGCCGGCAACGGCGGCTCGGCGGCCGATGCCCAGCATATCGCCACCGAGTACACCATCCGCTACCTGCGTACGCGCCGCGCGCTGCGCGCGGTGGCGCTGACGACCGACACCAGCGCGCTGACTGCGGCGGGCAACGACTTCTCGTTCGACGAGATCTTCAGCCGTCAGGTCGAGGCCTTGGGGCGCGCAGGGGATCTGCTCTTCGTGCATACCACGAGCGGCAACTCGCCCAACTGCCTGCGTGCCATCGAGGCGGCGAAGGCCTTGGGCATGAAGACCGTCGCGCTGACCGCGAAGGACGGCGGCAAGGTGAAGGGCATGGCGGACCTGACTATCATCGTGCCGACGACGCGCACAGATCGGGCGCAGGAGTTGCACCTGGCGATCCAGCATGCGATTTGTGACGCTGTCGATGCGGACGTCGCCCACGCATGA
- a CDS encoding AbrB/MazE/SpoVT family DNA-binding domain-containing protein: MSTVTITTDFQVSIPESVRSVLGLAPRQRLQAFAVDGRLLFVPVKRPEALRGIARGIDTAVTRSDDLDRMAQSSARVRLTE; this comes from the coding sequence ATGAGCACCGTCACCATTACCACCGATTTCCAGGTCTCCATTCCGGAATCGGTCCGCTCGGTACTTGGGCTCGCGCCGCGCCAGAGGCTGCAGGCCTTCGCCGTGGACGGGCGCCTGTTGTTTGTGCCCGTGAAGCGCCCCGAAGCACTCAGGGGAATCGCCAGGGGCATCGACACCGCCGTGACTCGTAGCGACGACTTAGATCGGATGGCCCAATCCAGCGCCCGAGTTCGCTTGACAGAATAG
- a CDS encoding helix-turn-helix domain-containing protein yields MDVSIESLSLRIAQRLRERRLALGWSRRTLAERSAVAQETLRAFERTGQIALPRLVRLAVALGVDQELERLFATPPMPQSLDDLQPTAPRRQRGR; encoded by the coding sequence ATGGACGTTTCCATTGAATCCCTGTCGCTCCGCATCGCCCAGCGCCTTCGGGAGCGCCGCCTAGCCCTCGGCTGGTCACGCCGCACGCTCGCCGAGCGGTCGGCGGTCGCACAGGAAACGCTGCGCGCATTTGAGCGCACGGGGCAGATTGCGCTGCCCCGGCTCGTGCGGCTCGCCGTGGCACTTGGCGTGGACCAAGAGCTCGAGCGTCTCTTCGCGACGCCTCCCATGCCGCAGTCCTTGGACGATCTCCAGCCCACCGCGCCGCGGCGGCAGCGGGGGCGCTGA
- a CDS encoding helix-turn-helix domain-containing protein: protein MRKDMFDELMRSVREMKEVEAGRMKPARVTYVEDLIDDVPRLRASFGLSQRKFAALIGISVATLQNWEQGRRVPDGPAKVLLRVAATHPEALLAVSAQAAGRRVPVRGRKTRV, encoded by the coding sequence ATGCGGAAGGACATGTTCGACGAACTGATGCGGAGCGTCAGGGAAATGAAGGAGGTGGAGGCTGGCCGGATGAAGCCCGCGCGTGTGACGTATGTCGAGGACTTGATCGATGATGTGCCTAGGCTTCGCGCGAGCTTTGGCTTGAGTCAGCGGAAGTTCGCGGCGTTGATCGGCATCAGCGTCGCGACGCTGCAGAACTGGGAGCAGGGCCGGCGCGTCCCGGACGGGCCGGCCAAGGTCCTGCTACGTGTGGCCGCAACGCACCCCGAAGCTCTGCTTGCCGTTTCTGCGCAGGCGGCAGGTCGACGGGTTCCCGTACGCGGAAGAAAGACAAGGGTTTAG
- a CDS encoding type II toxin-antitoxin system RelE/ParE family toxin, producing the protein MTYIPTVSIIESAVFSRQVRLALPEDEYRLLQLALSARPTIGALIPGSGGLRKLRWRLTGRGKRGGARVIYYWHGARGTVHLLFLYAKNDRSDLSREELRALRQEIDHL; encoded by the coding sequence TTGACGTACATTCCAACGGTCAGCATCATCGAGTCCGCGGTGTTTTCGCGCCAGGTGCGTCTCGCGCTCCCTGAGGACGAGTACCGCCTGTTGCAGCTCGCACTCTCGGCGCGGCCGACGATCGGGGCCCTGATCCCCGGCTCGGGCGGCCTGCGGAAACTGCGGTGGAGGCTGACCGGTCGCGGCAAGCGGGGCGGGGCACGGGTGATCTACTACTGGCACGGAGCACGAGGGACCGTCCATCTGCTGTTTCTGTATGCGAAGAACGATCGCAGCGACCTCAGTCGTGAAGAACTGCGCGCCCTGCGCCAAGAAATCGACCACCTGTGA
- the alaS gene encoding alanine--tRNA ligase, with protein MHAADIRARFLAYFQRQSHAVRPSSSLVPGDDPTLLFTNAGMVQFKKVFLGLEQPPEGNRRATTSQKCVRAGGKHNDLEQVGHTARHHTFFEMLGNFSFGDYFKRDAIRFAWEFVTEELKIPKQHLRVTVYKDDDEARQLWIKETGIAASRVYGLGERDNFWQMADTGPCGPCTEIYVDLAQMAKDYEFPAGATGEWTERDRQDFSLDAFVEGAEAGRFLEIWNLVFMQFDRQSDGVLQPLPKPSVDTGAGLERIAAVMQGVANNYHTDLFKPLLDRVVEVTGKSYAYHNEDSASYRVLADHARAVSFLLADGVFPSNEGRGYVLRRILRRAVRHAWLLGRREPTLVLVVERVIEMMQQQFPELAARKKHILDTTRAEEERFLATVEGGLERFEQLAPTGSTQGSDKIRGTISGDDVFKLYDTFGFPVDLTELMARERGYLVDIAGFEAALDAQRKMSQEDRKSRKLGVVADELNDMSTWTTEHAVPESGFVGYERTTVSTAVTGIKELEGGQVAVMLRESPFYAESGGQISDRGEIRGENWSVDVTEVRKIDGKVAAIGVPSGNVRFGLATATVPADRRRDTERNHTATHLLHAALRHVLGEHVHQAGSLVAPERLRFDFTHHGPIHAEQLAQIEQMVNDGIWANVELRIVEKPYQEAIAGGAMALFGEKYGDVVRVVEIPGLSTELCGGTHVKNTGTIGLFRIVSESGVAAGVRRIEAVTGRGAFALLREREQTLVMLAERLKVNALSADVIGKKLDGLLAEKKTLEKRLDEALKGGGAQQDLLGGAELVGGVKLVAKPVNVPTMKDLQALGDVAREGLGSGAAALLGSFEDGKLGLVVVITDDLRARGLSAGAIVKALGAKAGIKGGGKEHMAQAGVPDGQGEAVLGLARAEITALLV; from the coding sequence ATGCACGCCGCCGACATCCGCGCCCGCTTCCTCGCTTACTTCCAGCGCCAATCCCACGCCGTCCGCCCGAGCTCCTCGCTCGTGCCCGGCGACGACCCGACCTTGCTGTTCACCAACGCGGGCATGGTGCAGTTCAAGAAGGTCTTCCTCGGGCTCGAGCAGCCCCCGGAGGGCAATCGCCGCGCCACCACCAGCCAGAAGTGCGTCCGCGCCGGCGGCAAGCACAATGACCTCGAGCAGGTGGGCCACACCGCGCGGCACCACACCTTCTTCGAGATGCTGGGCAACTTCTCCTTCGGCGACTACTTCAAGCGCGATGCGATCCGCTTCGCCTGGGAGTTCGTCACTGAAGAGCTGAAGATCCCCAAGCAGCACCTGCGCGTCACGGTCTACAAGGACGACGACGAGGCGCGCCAGCTGTGGATCAAGGAAACGGGCATCGCCGCCAGCCGCGTCTACGGACTCGGCGAGCGCGACAACTTCTGGCAGATGGCCGACACCGGCCCCTGCGGCCCCTGCACGGAGATCTACGTGGACCTGGCGCAGATGGCCAAGGACTACGAGTTCCCGGCCGGCGCGACGGGTGAATGGACCGAGCGCGATCGCCAAGACTTCTCGCTCGACGCCTTCGTGGAAGGCGCCGAGGCGGGGCGCTTCTTGGAAATCTGGAACCTCGTGTTCATGCAGTTCGACCGTCAGTCGGACGGCGTGCTGCAGCCGCTGCCCAAGCCCAGCGTGGATACCGGCGCCGGCCTCGAGCGCATCGCCGCCGTGATGCAGGGCGTGGCCAACAACTACCACACCGATCTCTTCAAGCCGCTGCTCGACCGCGTGGTTGAGGTCACGGGCAAGTCATACGCCTACCACAACGAAGACTCGGCCAGCTACCGCGTGCTCGCCGACCATGCCCGCGCGGTGAGCTTCCTGCTCGCCGACGGCGTGTTCCCCAGCAACGAAGGCCGTGGCTATGTGCTGCGCCGCATCCTCCGCCGCGCCGTGCGCCATGCCTGGCTGCTCGGCCGCCGCGAGCCCACGCTGGTGCTCGTGGTCGAGCGCGTAATCGAGATGATGCAGCAGCAGTTCCCCGAGCTGGCGGCGCGCAAGAAGCACATCCTCGACACCACGCGGGCCGAGGAAGAGCGCTTCCTGGCGACGGTGGAAGGCGGCTTGGAGCGCTTCGAGCAGCTCGCGCCCACGGGCAGCACGCAGGGCAGCGACAAGATTCGCGGCACGATCAGCGGTGATGACGTCTTCAAGCTCTACGACACCTTCGGCTTCCCGGTGGACCTCACCGAACTGATGGCGCGTGAGCGTGGCTACCTCGTGGACATCGCGGGCTTCGAAGCCGCGCTCGATGCGCAGCGCAAGATGAGCCAGGAAGACCGCAAGAGCCGCAAGCTCGGCGTGGTCGCCGATGAGCTCAACGACATGTCCACCTGGACCACCGAGCACGCGGTGCCGGAGTCGGGTTTTGTGGGCTATGAGCGCACCACTGTTTCGACGGCGGTGACGGGCATCAAGGAACTCGAAGGCGGGCAGGTCGCGGTAATGCTGCGCGAGAGCCCGTTCTACGCGGAGTCCGGCGGCCAGATCTCGGACCGCGGCGAGATCCGCGGCGAGAACTGGTCGGTGGATGTCACGGAAGTGCGCAAGATCGACGGCAAGGTCGCGGCGATTGGTGTGCCCTCGGGCAACGTGCGCTTCGGGCTCGCCACGGCCACCGTGCCGGCCGACCGCCGTCGCGACACCGAGCGCAATCACACGGCCACGCACTTGCTGCACGCGGCGCTGCGTCACGTACTGGGCGAACATGTGCATCAGGCGGGCTCGCTGGTGGCACCGGAGCGCCTGCGTTTCGACTTCACGCATCACGGGCCGATCCACGCCGAGCAACTGGCGCAGATCGAGCAGATGGTGAACGACGGGATCTGGGCGAATGTGGAGCTGCGCATCGTCGAGAAGCCGTACCAGGAGGCGATCGCCGGCGGCGCGATGGCCTTGTTCGGCGAGAAGTACGGCGACGTGGTGCGCGTGGTGGAGATCCCGGGCCTGAGCACGGAACTCTGCGGCGGCACGCATGTGAAGAACACGGGCACGATCGGTCTGTTCCGCATCGTGAGCGAGAGCGGCGTGGCGGCTGGCGTGCGTCGCATCGAGGCGGTGACGGGGCGCGGGGCCTTCGCGCTGCTGCGTGAGCGTGAGCAGACGTTGGTGATGTTGGCGGAACGGTTGAAGGTGAATGCGCTGTCGGCGGACGTGATCGGCAAGAAGCTCGATGGTCTGCTGGCCGAGAAGAAGACGCTGGAGAAGCGGCTCGACGAAGCGCTCAAGGGCGGTGGGGCGCAGCAGGACCTGCTCGGCGGCGCGGAACTCGTGGGCGGCGTGAAGCTCGTCGCGAAGCCGGTGAACGTGCCGACCATGAAGGATCTGCAGGCGCTTGGCGACGTGGCGCGCGAGGGGCTGGGCTCTGGCGCGGCGGCGCTGCTCGGCAGCTTCGAGGACGGAAAGCTTGGGCTCGTGGTCGTCATCACCGATGACCTGCGCGCGCGCGGGCTCTCGGCCGGCGCGATCGTAAAGGCGCTTGGTGCCAAGGCAGGCATCAAGGGTGGCGGCAAGGAGCACATGGCGCAGGCGGGTGTGCCAGACGGTCAGGGCGAGGCAGTTCTCGGGCTAGCGCGAGCGGAAATAACCGCGCTTCTGGTCTGA
- a CDS encoding glycosyltransferase encodes MHERDDDRPLVSVLIVNFNGRHILEACLRSVSRRLSVPHEVIVCDNGSVDGSVGFLHAAFPSVRVIARPQNEGFSVGNNVAAAAARGEYLLLLNTDTILEDDLAPLVEMLAADPSVGVVGCRLTYANGASASL; translated from the coding sequence ATGCACGAACGCGACGACGATCGGCCGCTGGTCTCGGTGCTGATTGTAAACTTCAATGGTCGCCACATCTTGGAGGCCTGCCTGCGGAGCGTCTCCCGCCGGCTCTCGGTGCCTCACGAGGTGATTGTCTGCGATAACGGATCGGTGGACGGCAGCGTGGGGTTCTTGCACGCCGCCTTTCCATCCGTCCGCGTCATCGCGCGCCCGCAGAACGAGGGATTTTCCGTCGGGAACAACGTGGCCGCTGCCGCGGCGCGTGGCGAGTACCTCCTGCTGCTCAACACCGACACGATTCTCGAAGACGACCTTGCGCCGCTCGTCGAGATGCTCGCGGCGGACCCAAGCGTCGGCGTCGTCGGCTGCCGGCTGACCTACGCGAACGGTGCGTCAGCTTCCCTCTGA
- a CDS encoding IS3 family transposase (programmed frameshift): MRRSKFTESQIVAALQEVEGGMPIAEVIRKHGISRATFFTWKSKYGGATVAELKRLRELEAENVKLKRMYAELALENAAIKDVLSRKPVAPPAKRQVIAILVEEHGLSVRHACQVASLSRAAYYRPPPDRLDRDAAVIAALTALVTETPQWGFWMCFDALRLAGHRWNWKRVYRVYCALKLNLKRRSKRRIPPRERQPLDAPAVLNGMWAVDFMSDMLYSGTRFRTLNVLDEGNREALAVEVALSLPAARVTQVLDQLVALHGAPSALRCDNGPDFVSVELSTWCRRHGVRLLHIQPGKPNQNAYIERFNGSYRKEVLDAYLFGSLDDVRAETERWLTIYNTRRPHDSLGRVPPLTFLPRSTAPSQSSFERSA, translated from the exons ATGCGCCGTTCGAAGTTTACCGAGTCCCAGATCGTGGCGGCCCTGCAGGAGGTCGAAGGCGGGATGCCCATCGCTGAGGTGATCCGGAAGCACGGGATCAGCCGGGCGACCTTCTTCACCTGGAAGTCGAAGTACGGCGGGGCGACCGTGGCCGAGCTCAAGCGCCTGCGGGAGCTCGAGGCCGAGAACGTGAAGCTCAAGCGGATGTACGCGGAGCTCGCGCTCGAGAACGCGGCCATCAAGGACGTCCTCAGTCGCAAGC CTGTAGCGCCGCCCGCGAAGCGGCAGGTGATCGCGATCCTGGTAGAGGAGCACGGGCTGTCCGTGCGGCATGCCTGCCAGGTTGCGTCCCTCTCGCGGGCGGCGTACTACCGACCGCCGCCGGACCGGCTGGACCGCGACGCCGCCGTGATCGCGGCCCTCACCGCGCTCGTCACGGAGACGCCGCAGTGGGGTTTCTGGATGTGCTTCGACGCCCTACGGCTCGCGGGGCACCGCTGGAACTGGAAGCGCGTGTATCGCGTGTACTGCGCCCTGAAGCTGAACCTCAAGCGCCGGTCGAAGCGCCGGATCCCTCCGCGCGAACGGCAGCCGCTCGACGCGCCTGCCGTCCTCAACGGGATGTGGGCGGTCGATTTCATGAGCGACATGCTCTACAGCGGGACGCGCTTCCGCACGCTGAACGTGCTGGACGAAGGCAATCGGGAGGCCCTCGCGGTCGAGGTGGCGCTGTCGCTGCCGGCCGCGCGGGTGACGCAGGTGCTCGACCAGCTCGTCGCGCTGCACGGGGCGCCGAGCGCGCTGCGCTGTGACAACGGGCCCGATTTCGTCTCGGTCGAGCTGAGCACCTGGTGCCGGCGCCACGGCGTCCGGCTGTTGCACATCCAACCGGGGAAGCCCAACCAGAACGCCTACATCGAACGCTTCAACGGGAGCTATCGCAAGGAAGTCCTCGACGCGTACCTTTTCGGCTCGCTCGACGACGTCCGCGCCGAGACCGAACGCTGGCTCACGATCTACAACACGCGGCGGCCGCACGACAGCCTCGGCCGGGTCCCGCCGCTCACCTTCCTGCCGAGGTCAACTGCCCCGTCCCAGTCCAGCTTCGAACGGTCTGCCTAG
- a CDS encoding class I SAM-dependent methyltransferase: MSSDPVWMPQVAADAEGLATWRRAPNYRRTSDRRRVFVHAVRESLAEAARAGGPVRALDIGCGWGISDDRVAGPEFLAGVRAAATELWGIEPDPSVQPTHGHFDRFQHATLEGAELPEAYFDVAYAYNVVEHVTDPVAFLRRVRAVLKPGGAFVFMTPNGRHWFSRLTRALRALKVDELALRAARGRAEVESYHYPVVHRMNDVATIRDLAHGTGFAEAEFAFFDHGDVLPYFPRPLRAPYAALARLSRRVATGELVCLLGRLR; the protein is encoded by the coding sequence ATGAGTTCCGACCCCGTTTGGATGCCGCAGGTGGCGGCTGACGCCGAGGGCCTCGCCACGTGGCGCCGCGCCCCGAACTACCGTCGTACCTCCGATCGCCGGCGCGTCTTCGTGCATGCCGTGCGCGAGAGTCTCGCCGAGGCGGCGCGGGCCGGCGGGCCGGTCCGAGCGCTCGACATTGGCTGCGGCTGGGGCATCAGCGACGACCGTGTGGCCGGGCCGGAGTTCCTCGCCGGCGTGCGCGCGGCGGCGACGGAGCTGTGGGGGATCGAGCCGGACCCGTCCGTCCAGCCCACGCACGGACACTTCGATCGGTTCCAGCACGCTACGCTCGAAGGGGCCGAGTTGCCGGAAGCGTACTTCGACGTGGCCTACGCCTACAATGTGGTTGAGCACGTGACGGATCCCGTGGCGTTCCTGCGCCGTGTGCGTGCCGTGCTCAAGCCGGGCGGGGCCTTCGTGTTCATGACGCCGAACGGCCGGCATTGGTTCAGCAGGCTCACTCGCGCGCTGCGGGCCCTCAAGGTCGATGAGTTGGCGCTCCGCGCCGCCCGAGGGCGTGCCGAGGTGGAGAGCTATCACTATCCCGTCGTGCACCGAATGAACGATGTGGCGACCATCCGCGACCTCGCGCACGGCACCGGCTTCGCGGAGGCGGAGTTCGCGTTTTTCGACCACGGCGATGTGCTTCCGTACTTCCCCCGTCCGTTGCGCGCGCCGTACGCGGCGCTCGCCCGACTCAGTCGGCGGGTGGCGACGGGAGAGCTGGTCTGCTTGCTGGGGCGTCTGCGCTAA
- a CDS encoding glycosyltransferase family 4 protein, with translation MSRGPSVLYDGIVFDLQAMGGISVLFREIITRCPPGSFRFLGYGASPPAFVPTAAFERRRPRLLERYRDVPVEGRVPLFHSTYYRVPASRRTPCVTTVHDFVYERFVGGLRTAVHARQKRAAILRADAIICVSESTRQDLAHYVGHRAAERAAVVHNGVADGFRPSVDAVVQPQVLFVGQRGGYKNFVGAVQALEALPDLALRCVGGGPFTAAEQALVDRCLPGRARWLGHLSDEQLNSEYNSALCLLYPSCFEGFGIPVLEAMRAGCPVVAVRAGGVPEAAGDAALLTERGDPDELRAAVASLFDARRRSELVARGLVQAARFGWERSYHGTRAVYESLLGRPFAAASAP, from the coding sequence GTGAGCCGCGGCCCCTCGGTGCTGTACGACGGCATCGTCTTCGACCTCCAGGCGATGGGAGGCATCTCCGTCTTGTTCCGGGAGATCATCACGCGCTGCCCGCCGGGCAGCTTTCGGTTCCTGGGCTATGGAGCGTCGCCGCCAGCGTTCGTGCCGACGGCGGCATTTGAACGACGCCGACCACGGCTGCTCGAGCGGTATCGCGACGTCCCCGTGGAGGGGCGCGTGCCGCTGTTCCACTCGACGTACTATCGGGTGCCCGCGTCCCGCCGCACGCCCTGTGTGACGACGGTCCACGATTTCGTGTACGAGCGCTTCGTGGGTGGCCTTCGGACGGCGGTACACGCACGTCAGAAGCGCGCCGCGATCCTTCGGGCAGACGCCATCATCTGTGTCTCTGAGAGTACCCGTCAGGATCTGGCGCACTACGTTGGGCACCGCGCCGCCGAGCGCGCGGCCGTGGTGCACAATGGCGTCGCCGACGGTTTTCGCCCGTCCGTGGACGCGGTGGTGCAACCGCAGGTCTTGTTCGTCGGCCAGCGCGGCGGCTACAAGAACTTCGTCGGGGCCGTGCAGGCGCTCGAGGCCCTGCCGGACTTGGCCTTGCGCTGCGTGGGCGGAGGACCGTTCACCGCGGCGGAACAGGCGCTCGTCGACCGTTGCCTTCCGGGGCGCGCGCGCTGGCTGGGCCATCTCTCCGACGAGCAGTTGAATAGCGAGTACAATTCTGCGCTCTGCTTGCTGTATCCGTCGTGCTTCGAAGGGTTCGGCATTCCGGTGCTCGAGGCCATGCGCGCGGGGTGCCCGGTGGTGGCAGTGCGGGCCGGGGGCGTACCGGAGGCGGCCGGCGATGCCGCGCTCCTCACGGAGCGGGGAGATCCCGACGAGTTGCGCGCCGCCGTGGCAAGCCTGTTCGACGCGAGACGTCGCTCGGAGCTGGTGGCCCGAGGCTTGGTGCAGGCTGCGCGCTTCGGCTGGGAGCGCAGTTATCACGGCACTCGCGCCGTGTACGAGTCGCTGCTCGGGCGGCCGTTCGCCGCGGCCTCGGCTCCATGA